Proteins encoded in a region of the Candidatus Desulfatibia profunda genome:
- a CDS encoding pyridoxal phosphate-dependent aminotransferase, producing MISKRTQEMTPFIVMDVLERAHEMERRRIHVVHLEVGEPDFDTPQCIKAAACKALADGHTHYTHSLGMPELREAICEHYFATYNVSINPNRIVVSSGTSPAMFVMFSVLLEKGDQVIISDPHYACYPNFIRFVQGVPVTVPVFEEDGFQYRPSAIKDKITDKTRAIFINSPSNPTGNLLSATRMQAIADLASSSDSIYIVSDEIYHGLVYEGKEHSILEFVENAIVFNGFSKLYAMTGLRLGYLIAPEHFIRPIQKVQQNFFISANAMIQMAGIAALKQAGNDILRMKQIYNERRQYMIRRLKNMGLGITVEPTGAFYVFANAKHISGDSYKLAFDILEKAHVGVTPGIAFGKNGEGYLRFSYANSIENIAEGMDRLETYLKQN from the coding sequence ATGATTTCAAAACGAACACAGGAAATGACCCCGTTTATCGTCATGGATGTTCTTGAAAGGGCCCATGAAATGGAGCGCCGGAGGATCCATGTCGTCCACCTTGAGGTCGGAGAGCCTGATTTTGATACACCCCAATGCATCAAGGCGGCGGCCTGCAAGGCTCTTGCGGACGGCCACACCCATTATACTCACAGCCTGGGAATGCCGGAACTTCGGGAGGCAATCTGTGAACACTATTTTGCAACCTATAATGTCTCGATAAATCCGAATCGAATCGTCGTGTCTTCAGGCACCTCTCCTGCCATGTTTGTCATGTTTTCAGTGCTTCTGGAAAAAGGCGACCAGGTCATCATTTCAGACCCTCATTACGCCTGCTATCCCAATTTCATCAGGTTTGTCCAGGGCGTCCCGGTTACCGTTCCCGTGTTTGAAGAAGACGGCTTTCAGTATAGACCTTCGGCGATAAAGGATAAGATAACAGACAAAACCAGGGCGATATTTATCAACTCCCCCTCAAACCCAACCGGAAACCTTCTGTCGGCAACCCGCATGCAAGCGATTGCCGATCTGGCTTCAAGTTCTGACTCTATTTACATTGTTTCAGATGAAATTTATCATGGTCTGGTTTATGAAGGAAAAGAACACTCTATTCTGGAGTTTGTGGAAAATGCCATTGTGTTCAACGGGTTCTCAAAGCTTTACGCCATGACCGGATTGCGGCTAGGGTACCTGATTGCGCCGGAGCACTTTATTCGGCCCATTCAAAAGGTTCAACAAAACTTTTTCATCTCCGCCAACGCTATGATCCAGATGGCCGGAATCGCCGCCCTCAAACAGGCCGGAAACGACATTTTGCGAATGAAGCAGATTTATAATGAGCGCAGACAATATATGATTCGCCGCCTGAAAAATATGGGTCTTGGCATTACCGTTGAACCCACCGGAGCATTCTATGTGTTTGCCAATGCCAAGCACATTTCGGGCGATTCCTATAAACTGGCTTTTGACATTCTGGAAAAGGCCCATGTTGGGGTCACACCCGGCATCGCCTTTGGCAAAAACGGTGAAGGATACCTTAGGTTTTCCTACGCAAACTCCATAGAAAACATCGCCGAAGGAATGGACCGGCTGGAAACGTATTTAAAACAAAATTAG